In Quercus robur chromosome 11, dhQueRobu3.1, whole genome shotgun sequence, the following proteins share a genomic window:
- the LOC126704674 gene encoding uncharacterized protein LOC126704674 → MARINGIQKAIAFKPSSILLKLEVDLLRDLDIVLNQEEELWALKSRVNWLVQGDRNTTFFHVSTLVRRKKNQIMAIKNSVGDWIHEENDIKKFIRSGFNGIYVTSHETVSREEPSFFQCQASLPDGDRESIGGEVTETEIKAALWSLKPFKAPGLDGLHVGFFQNFGR, encoded by the coding sequence ATGGCTAGGATCAATGGTATTCAAAAGGCTATTGCTTTTAAACCTTCTAGTATTCTTCTTAAGTTGGAAGTGGATCTCCTTAGGGATCTTGATATTGTTCTCAATCAAGAGGAGGAGTTATGGGCTCTGAAGTCTCGGGTAAATTGGTTGGTTCAAGGGGATCGCAATACAACTTTCTTCCATGTTTCAACTTTGGTTAGGAGGAAAAAGAATCAGATCATGGCTATTAAAAATTCAGTGGGGGATTGGATCCATGAGGAGAATGATATCAAAAAGTTTATCAGAAGCGGTTTTAATGGGATATATGTGACATCTCATGAGACTGTTTCAAGGGAAGAACCTAGTTTTTTCCAGTGCCAGGCCAGCCTTCCGGATGGGGATAGGGAGAGCATTGGTGGAGAGGTTACTGAAACAGAAATCAAGGCTGCCTTGTGGTCCTTAAAACCATTTAAAGCCCCGGGTCTGGATGGACTTCATGTGGGCTTCTTCCAAAATTTTGGCCGGTAG